A region of Flavobacterium album DNA encodes the following proteins:
- a CDS encoding DUF72 domain-containing protein, translated as MKKENIILGCSSYNTACWKELFYPQDIPKSRWFQHYCKYFNTYELNSTFYKLPTVRILQNWYNKTPEGFLFSAKAYKGITHYKKFNNCEQEIADFYATCREGLADKLACVLFQMPPSFSYSEERLSLIINSLDPSFKNVAEFRNESWWRQDVFDALAEKGITFCSPNYPRLPTDVIVTSPTGYIRMHGNPTLFYSQYSDEDLGDLYKEILSKHFEEAFVYFNNTASEAAIINALHFKNLASDQL; from the coding sequence ATGAAAAAGGAAAATATCATTTTAGGCTGTTCGAGCTACAATACAGCCTGCTGGAAAGAACTGTTCTACCCACAAGACATCCCGAAAAGCAGGTGGTTCCAGCACTATTGCAAGTACTTCAACACCTATGAGCTGAACTCAACTTTCTATAAGTTACCAACCGTGAGGATCCTGCAGAACTGGTATAACAAAACTCCGGAAGGTTTTCTTTTTTCAGCTAAAGCTTATAAAGGCATTACCCATTATAAGAAATTCAATAACTGCGAACAGGAGATAGCCGACTTCTATGCCACCTGCCGTGAAGGCCTGGCTGATAAGCTGGCCTGTGTGCTGTTCCAGATGCCGCCATCATTCAGCTATAGTGAAGAAAGGCTTTCGCTTATCATCAATTCCCTTGACCCGTCTTTTAAAAACGTAGCCGAGTTCCGAAATGAAAGCTGGTGGCGGCAGGATGTTTTTGATGCATTAGCCGAAAAAGGCATCACCTTCTGCAGCCCTAATTACCCAAGGCTCCCAACGGATGTTATCGTTACAAGCCCTACCGGTTACATCAGGATGCATGGTAATCCAACTTTATTCTATTCGCAATACAGTGATGAGGACCTGGGTGACCTGTATAAAGAAATACTGTCTAAACATTTTGAAGAGGCATTCGTATACTTTAATAATACGGCAAGTGAAGCGGCTATAATCAATGCGCTGCATTTTAAAAACCTGGCTTCCGATCAGCTATAG
- a CDS encoding DNA-formamidopyrimidine glycosylase family protein, translating into MPEGPSLVIAREEALLFEGQTVISADGNAKIDMSRIEGKKLEAIRTWGKHLLLCFDGFTLRVHFLMFGTYRVNERKDAKLRLGLVFKTGELNFYTAAVKVLEGDVNDYYDWAGDVMNDAWDAKKAKAKLKEVPDKLVCDALLEQDIFSGVGNIIKNEVLYRVRVHPKSLVGSIPPKKMNELIEEARHYSFQFLEWKKKYELKKHWLAHTKKTCLRCNLPFVKEHTGVKKRRSFFCTNCQKLYV; encoded by the coding sequence ATGCCCGAAGGACCAAGCCTTGTAATTGCCCGTGAAGAAGCCCTCCTGTTTGAGGGGCAAACCGTTATTTCCGCCGATGGTAATGCTAAAATCGATATGTCCCGCATCGAGGGGAAAAAGCTCGAAGCGATACGTACATGGGGCAAGCACCTGCTGCTGTGCTTCGACGGGTTTACCCTTCGTGTCCACTTCCTGATGTTTGGCACCTACCGGGTTAATGAGCGCAAGGACGCGAAGCTGCGGCTGGGGCTGGTATTTAAAACCGGTGAGCTCAACTTTTATACCGCGGCGGTAAAAGTACTGGAAGGCGATGTGAATGATTATTACGACTGGGCCGGCGATGTGATGAACGATGCATGGGATGCTAAAAAAGCAAAAGCCAAGCTAAAGGAGGTGCCCGATAAGCTGGTGTGCGATGCCTTGCTGGAGCAGGACATTTTTTCGGGCGTGGGGAACATCATCAAGAATGAGGTGCTGTACCGGGTGCGGGTACATCCGAAATCATTGGTTGGCAGTATCCCGCCAAAAAAAATGAACGAACTTATTGAGGAAGCACGCCACTACAGCTTCCAGTTCCTGGAATGGAAGAAAAAATATGAGCTTAAAAAACACTGGCTGGCCCATACTAAAAAAACCTGCCTGCGCTGCAACCTGCCGTTTGTTAAGGAGCATACCGGTGTAAAGAAACGCCGCAGCTTCTTTTGTACCAATTGCCAAAAGCTGTATGTATGA
- a CDS encoding ankyrin repeat domain-containing protein, producing the protein MKRISDKKKQEMGELLKNQNLLPVNNNDLFRFMKEKEVFEALLANGADPDYTDSYFKFPILSLAYSHGYYPAFKLLLEYGAHPNVPSTITAEKTDLLFDLFFSYVKNKKYVDVLAKHKVNFNVILPDTGETLLEWMLRYSPLATDAIKTILENGGDPNLPNKDGKTVFDLANNGEIRIIDSLMPLLDQLRK; encoded by the coding sequence ATGAAAAGAATAAGCGATAAGAAAAAGCAGGAAATGGGCGAACTGCTTAAAAACCAAAATCTTCTCCCTGTTAATAATAACGATTTGTTCCGGTTTATGAAGGAAAAGGAAGTGTTCGAGGCGTTGCTTGCCAATGGCGCCGACCCTGATTATACCGATTCGTATTTTAAATTCCCTATCCTGTCATTGGCGTACAGCCATGGGTATTATCCGGCTTTCAAGCTGCTTTTGGAATATGGTGCCCACCCTAATGTACCTTCCACTATAACTGCAGAAAAAACCGACCTGCTGTTTGATCTTTTCTTCTCCTACGTGAAGAATAAAAAATATGTGGATGTGCTGGCCAAACACAAGGTCAATTTCAATGTAATCCTACCCGATACAGGCGAGACACTGCTGGAATGGATGCTCCGGTATTCTCCTCTCGCAACAGATGCCATAAAAACAATATTGGAAAACGGAGGCGACCCAAACCTGCCTAATAAGGATGGGAAAACAGTATTTGACCTTGCTAATAATGGCGAAATAAGGATAATAGATTCATTGATGCCATTGTTAGATCAGCTCAGAAAATAA
- a CDS encoding choice-of-anchor tandem repeat GloVer-containing protein, producing MTTAFTPLRIAVLATLIFIVCPAYSQKELWGYRAVTDNKEIVKVPLDGTSTDVEVMHDFDPTGILGSTPFGTLLQASNGKLYGVAASPGGQNIPNGVIFEYDPVLLQYRMLDNAIVSGPVSGLIEPLPGWLYGTTNNGTSIFKYNIETEQASIVATIPPFNYQMGLSQPHFNGELMKASDGNLYITTSMAPSIQNVPYPGGIYRLNLANGQLTKVFVFGWEGSDVRDPVYGTKLVEGAPGKLYGTSLGGSHVGPQGVAPGGSGTVFEYTIATGTIVKKFDFDYNVNGSSPSPIIKDGDKLYGVLPGFQNDSQNYPNPRGSLFEYDLSSETMTLLYSFTQADDQMRSPNGMVLKASNGKFYVGALFGNYEIDLAAGIVVKKVTDGAAYGYQPLIELCSKPSYRSFDVSSFTVCEGEPFSFDLQNTNAANYVWKRGSATVPSQTTGVLSFDSVTVANTGIYTCTMTNECGTTVTMPLQLNVEVCMGLDEMNVLKGIRLYPNPANNILNVKLPDNPNFEVQKFSIINMLGQTVYSGAYNKDSIDISSFGSGLYQIIVSTDKGDWNGKFVKE from the coding sequence ATGACTACAGCTTTTACGCCACTCAGGATAGCCGTACTGGCCACCCTGATTTTTATTGTTTGCCCTGCTTACAGCCAAAAGGAACTTTGGGGCTACAGGGCAGTGACCGATAATAAAGAAATCGTAAAGGTGCCGCTTGATGGTACCAGCACCGATGTGGAAGTAATGCATGATTTTGACCCAACAGGCATCCTGGGCAGTACCCCATTCGGCACGCTGCTCCAGGCTTCTAACGGGAAGCTATATGGTGTCGCGGCATCACCCGGCGGGCAGAATATTCCCAATGGTGTAATTTTCGAATATGATCCCGTGCTGCTGCAATACCGTATGCTTGACAATGCTATAGTGAGCGGGCCGGTTTCGGGGCTTATAGAGCCATTGCCGGGCTGGCTGTACGGGACTACGAACAATGGGACTTCTATTTTTAAATATAATATCGAGACAGAACAGGCCAGTATCGTTGCTACGATCCCTCCCTTCAATTACCAGATGGGCCTGAGCCAGCCCCATTTTAATGGCGAGCTGATGAAGGCTTCCGACGGCAATCTGTACATAACCACAAGCATGGCGCCATCCATCCAGAACGTCCCGTATCCTGGTGGTATCTATCGCCTTAACCTTGCCAACGGCCAGCTTACCAAGGTATTTGTTTTTGGGTGGGAGGGTTCCGATGTTAGGGATCCGGTATATGGCACTAAACTCGTGGAAGGCGCTCCGGGCAAATTATACGGTACGTCATTAGGTGGTTCCCATGTTGGCCCACAGGGTGTCGCTCCCGGGGGCAGCGGGACTGTTTTTGAATATACCATTGCTACGGGTACTATAGTTAAAAAATTTGATTTCGATTATAATGTCAACGGCAGCAGCCCCAGCCCGATAATCAAAGATGGTGATAAGCTTTACGGCGTGCTGCCGGGGTTCCAGAACGACAGCCAGAACTATCCTAATCCCCGCGGGTCATTATTCGAATATGACCTTTCCTCAGAAACAATGACGCTACTTTACAGCTTTACCCAGGCTGACGATCAAATGAGAAGCCCGAATGGCATGGTGCTGAAAGCATCGAACGGGAAGTTTTATGTTGGCGCCCTCTTTGGCAACTATGAGATTGACCTTGCGGCCGGTATTGTAGTAAAGAAAGTAACTGACGGCGCTGCTTATGGCTATCAGCCATTGATAGAGCTATGCAGCAAGCCATCCTACCGGTCATTTGATGTTTCTTCTTTTACGGTGTGTGAAGGTGAGCCATTTTCATTCGATCTGCAAAATACCAATGCGGCAAATTATGTATGGAAAAGAGGGTCGGCTACAGTGCCGTCGCAAACTACGGGTGTGCTGAGTTTCGACAGTGTTACCGTTGCCAATACAGGTATTTACACCTGCACCATGACCAACGAATGCGGCACTACGGTAACCATGCCCTTGCAGCTTAATGTTGAGGTGTGCATGGGATTGGATGAGATGAATGTGCTTAAAGGCATCAGGCTCTACCCGAACCCGGCAAATAACATCCTGAATGTAAAGCTGCCGGACAACCCAAATTTCGAAGTGCAAAAATTTTCCATCATCAATATGCTGGGGCAAACCGTTTATTCAGGAGCGTATAATAAGGATAGTATTGATATCAGTTCTTTTGGATCAGGGCTTTACCAAATTATAGTATCTACAGATAAAGGCGACTGGAATGGCAAATTCGTAAAAGAATAA
- a CDS encoding BspA family leucine-rich repeat surface protein, with protein sequence MKLKLLLLSVFLYSSAGFAQFITEWNTGGFTSITVPTTGGGYNYTATIALLNNPSAIITTLTGQTGSAVFSNLAPNTAYQIKITGNFPRIYFNNGSERLKIRNVAQWGNIAWTSFNKAFFGCAQLTITATDVPVLSGLTNMAGMFQFCTALNGPANIGSWNTATVTDMSDMFNNATSFNQNISGWNTALVTTMTNMFAGASSFNQNISSWNTGAVTTMYYMFGGATAFNGAIGSWDTSSVTNMNSMFQGATAFNQNIGAWNTAQVTDMGNMFYGAAAFNQNINGWDTGAVTTMDSMFRNAATFNQPLGNWDTSSVTNMSSMFMNTAAFNQDIGSWDTGNVEVMAHIFEQASSFNGDISNWDVSSVWNMLSMFQGATSFNRDISGWDVSAGTSMEAIFKGATSFNQNMAGWADNLGPNAVLNSFFGGIFDNCGMSVANYDATLAGFSESAPNGLSLGALGLYYCNDGAAARAILTMPVASGGKGWTISGDTNLATSTPILAPNASNITLMATECNHNWANPTNRARKMLVVNENGNAFSPSSVVINNNSIGALPAGVASANNYYQKSSGANTIRVGNRMASITDTADYNENGGILVRVYYSAAEYTNMLITPPPAGDIIDAGWFLSGNPAASGVVGTMATETYMLPGAEKIIPVNSGSENGYAFVEFKLIKPGTIGLYAKTTEGTLSEVLSNADFQKKPDVLLYPNPVSAILNIALPEGQLAAIQKIAITNMLGQIVYEGGQNMSIDVSQFSNGIYQLHLAVEGGSLTARFIKE encoded by the coding sequence ATGAAATTAAAACTACTTCTGCTTTCGGTATTCTTATACTCATCAGCAGGCTTTGCGCAATTCATTACCGAATGGAATACAGGCGGCTTTACTTCGATAACGGTACCCACCACCGGCGGCGGCTATAACTATACCGCTACGATTGCTCTGCTCAATAACCCATCGGCTATCATTACTACGCTGACAGGGCAAACGGGTAGCGCCGTATTTTCGAACCTGGCTCCCAATACCGCTTACCAGATAAAAATTACGGGCAATTTCCCTCGGATTTATTTTAATAACGGTAGTGAAAGGCTAAAAATAAGGAATGTGGCCCAGTGGGGCAATATTGCATGGACAAGCTTTAATAAGGCCTTTTTCGGTTGTGCCCAGCTAACTATTACGGCAACCGATGTGCCGGTGCTTTCAGGCTTGACGAACATGGCAGGGATGTTCCAGTTTTGTACCGCTTTAAACGGACCGGCCAATATAGGAAGCTGGAATACCGCTACCGTAACCGATATGAGCGATATGTTCAACAATGCTACTTCTTTTAACCAAAATATTAGTGGCTGGAATACAGCTTTAGTCACCACAATGACCAATATGTTTGCCGGTGCGTCCTCTTTTAACCAAAATATCAGTAGTTGGAATACAGGCGCAGTTACTACGATGTACTATATGTTTGGAGGCGCCACTGCTTTTAACGGTGCCATTGGCAGCTGGGATACCTCGTCGGTTACCAATATGAATTCCATGTTCCAGGGAGCGACGGCTTTTAACCAGAATATCGGTGCCTGGAATACCGCACAGGTAACAGATATGGGCAACATGTTTTACGGTGCCGCTGCCTTTAACCAAAATATAAACGGATGGGATACCGGCGCTGTCACTACGATGGATAGTATGTTCCGCAATGCGGCTACTTTTAATCAGCCTCTTGGCAACTGGGATACATCCTCTGTTACCAATATGAGCAGTATGTTCATGAATACTGCTGCCTTTAACCAGGATATTGGCAGCTGGGATACCGGCAATGTAGAGGTTATGGCCCATATCTTTGAGCAGGCGAGTTCCTTTAATGGGGATATAAGCAATTGGGACGTATCTTCCGTATGGAATATGCTGTCGATGTTCCAGGGTGCTACATCCTTTAACCGGGATATAAGCGGCTGGGATGTATCGGCTGGTACATCTATGGAAGCCATATTCAAAGGTGCAACATCCTTTAACCAGAATATGGCGGGCTGGGCCGATAACCTTGGCCCTAATGCCGTACTCAACAGTTTTTTCGGCGGGATATTCGATAACTGCGGCATGAGCGTGGCCAATTATGATGCAACACTTGCAGGCTTTAGCGAAAGCGCACCGAACGGGCTTTCACTTGGTGCATTGGGACTTTATTATTGTAATGATGGCGCTGCTGCACGTGCTATACTCACAATGCCCGTAGCAAGCGGTGGTAAAGGGTGGACGATATCCGGCGATACCAATCTGGCAACATCAACACCCATACTGGCGCCTAACGCAAGCAACATTACGCTAATGGCTACCGAATGCAACCATAACTGGGCCAACCCCACTAACAGGGCACGGAAGATGCTGGTTGTTAATGAAAATGGTAACGCTTTCTCACCCTCATCGGTGGTGATAAACAACAATAGCATCGGGGCTTTACCGGCAGGTGTGGCATCGGCAAATAATTATTACCAAAAAAGCAGCGGTGCCAATACAATAAGGGTTGGCAACCGGATGGCCTCGATAACCGACACTGCTGATTATAATGAAAATGGCGGGATTTTGGTAAGGGTTTATTATTCCGCTGCAGAATATACCAACATGCTCATTACCCCGCCGCCTGCAGGCGATATTATAGATGCAGGATGGTTTTTATCCGGCAACCCTGCCGCATCGGGTGTTGTAGGCACTATGGCAACAGAAACCTATATGCTGCCCGGCGCCGAAAAGATCATCCCTGTCAATTCGGGCTCAGAGAATGGTTATGCCTTTGTTGAATTTAAGCTCATCAAACCCGGGACTATAGGGCTCTATGCCAAAACAACTGAGGGTACGCTATCCGAAGTGTTGTCTAACGCTGATTTCCAAAAAAAGCCGGATGTGCTTTTGTACCCCAACCCTGTAAGCGCTATACTGAATATTGCATTGCCTGAAGGGCAATTGGCGGCCATACAAAAAATTGCTATTACCAACATGCTTGGCCAAATAGTTTATGAGGGCGGCCAAAACATGAGCATAGATGTTTCCCAGTTCAGCAATGGCATATACCAGCTGCATTTGGCGGTCGAAGGGGGCAGCCTTACCGCAAGGTTTATAAAAGAGTAA
- a CDS encoding glycosyltransferase family 39 protein has protein sequence METVGNKVSCNKRKLVLTFFVLAKLLLQFIIANPYYDLHRDEYLHLDQGKHLAWGYLSVPPVTSWISYIIGLFGEPELLVKFFPALFGALTIVVVWKTIEELKGNLFALTLGAACILFSALLRLNFLYQPNSPDVLCWVAFYYFSIRYINTGRQKWLLFCSVIFALGFLNKYNIVFLAMGLLPAVLITKQREIFTRRSFYIAVLLAFLMILPNLLWQYNNGFPVFYHLRQLADTQLANVSRGQFLKEQVIYFIGSLPVIATSLYALLFYRPFRKYILFFWSFLSTLTIFLVFKAKGYYAIGLYPVYIAFGAVFLEKALNSGIKRYFRLVLIAIPVVLSILIANFIMIEDPEAVFKNRDAYRELGMLRWEDGKEHELPQDYADMLGWKELATKVDAAYGSFPATSHTLVLCDNYGQAGAINYYSRNRNINAVSFNADYINWFGLDRPVDNVIRVKECNNSSGELAETSPFFDAAYKADSVTNRYAREYRTTIFVFTGPKIDINKRLKAEIEEEKWH, from the coding sequence ATGGAAACAGTGGGCAACAAGGTGTCCTGCAATAAAAGAAAATTGGTACTTACCTTTTTCGTCCTGGCAAAATTGCTATTACAATTTATTATAGCCAACCCCTATTACGACCTGCATCGTGATGAATATCTTCATCTTGACCAGGGAAAGCATTTAGCCTGGGGCTACCTGTCCGTGCCTCCTGTCACGTCGTGGATATCATACATAATAGGGCTTTTTGGAGAACCGGAATTGCTGGTGAAGTTTTTTCCTGCCTTGTTTGGTGCCCTTACCATTGTAGTGGTATGGAAGACCATCGAAGAATTAAAGGGAAACCTGTTTGCCCTGACGCTTGGCGCAGCCTGCATACTGTTTTCGGCACTCTTACGGCTGAATTTCCTTTATCAGCCCAATTCCCCGGATGTATTGTGCTGGGTGGCTTTTTATTATTTCTCCATTCGGTATATAAATACAGGCAGGCAAAAATGGCTATTGTTTTGTTCGGTAATATTTGCGTTAGGATTCCTGAACAAGTATAATATCGTTTTTTTGGCCATGGGGCTGCTGCCGGCAGTCCTTATTACAAAACAGCGGGAAATATTCACCAGGCGCAGCTTTTATATCGCGGTACTTCTTGCTTTTTTAATGATCCTGCCCAATTTGCTTTGGCAGTACAACAATGGTTTCCCTGTATTTTATCATCTGCGCCAGCTTGCCGATACACAATTGGCGAATGTCAGCCGGGGTCAGTTCCTTAAAGAGCAGGTAATTTATTTTATCGGATCGCTTCCGGTCATTGCAACATCGCTTTATGCTTTATTATTTTACCGGCCATTTAGGAAATACATACTGTTTTTTTGGTCGTTCCTGTCTACTCTCACCATCTTCCTTGTTTTTAAGGCCAAAGGATATTATGCCATCGGGCTTTATCCCGTATATATAGCATTTGGAGCCGTTTTTTTAGAAAAAGCTTTGAATTCAGGGATAAAAAGGTATTTCAGGCTTGTATTGATAGCCATCCCTGTGGTGTTAAGCATTTTAATAGCCAACTTCATTATGATTGAAGACCCGGAAGCAGTATTTAAAAACAGGGACGCTTACCGCGAATTGGGCATGCTGCGGTGGGAGGACGGCAAAGAGCATGAGCTGCCACAGGATTATGCCGATATGCTGGGATGGAAAGAACTCGCGACTAAGGTAGATGCAGCATACGGCAGTTTTCCGGCAACTAGCCATACCCTTGTGCTGTGCGACAATTACGGACAGGCCGGCGCCATCAATTATTACAGCAGGAACAGGAATATAAATGCTGTGTCGTTTAATGCCGACTACATTAACTGGTTTGGGCTTGACAGGCCTGTTGATAATGTGATACGTGTAAAAGAATGCAATAACAGTTCGGGTGAATTGGCCGAAACAAGCCCGTTTTTTGATGCTGCATACAAAGCAGATTCTGTTACCAACCGTTATGCTAGGGAATATCGGACCACGATCTTTGTTTTCACCGGGCCAAAAATTGATATCAATAAACGATTAAAGGCAGAAATTGAAGAGGAAAAATGGCATTGA
- a CDS encoding DUF808 domain-containing protein — translation MASGFFAILDDIAALMDDVAMSSKIATQKTAGILGDDLAVNAEKATGFLASRELPVLWAITKGSLLNKAIILPVVFLLSYFVPVAITYILILGGFYLAYEGVEKIVEFLFHRKHHKEAAADVALESAVVQEESLEEEKTKVRSAITTDFILSVEIVIIALSTVRDKDLTTQIITVSIVAILATIGVYGIVALIVRMDDAGYNLMRRSNNKGFISKVGQLLVYLLPLVIKFLAVVGTIALLLVSGGIFVHNIDYFHHLLPELPDMLKEFTIGLVAGIAAVIVITGVKKVVGVFRK, via the coding sequence ATGGCTTCAGGTTTTTTTGCGATCTTGGATGATATAGCGGCATTGATGGACGACGTTGCGATGAGCAGCAAGATCGCTACACAAAAAACGGCAGGTATCCTGGGTGACGACCTTGCAGTAAATGCGGAAAAAGCAACAGGTTTCCTTGCTTCGAGGGAATTGCCCGTACTGTGGGCCATTACCAAAGGTTCACTGCTTAATAAAGCGATTATCCTGCCTGTTGTTTTCCTGTTGAGTTATTTTGTACCGGTTGCGATTACCTATATCCTGATCCTGGGAGGCTTTTACCTGGCGTATGAAGGTGTGGAGAAGATCGTGGAATTCCTTTTTCACCGCAAGCATCACAAAGAAGCGGCAGCTGATGTTGCCCTGGAATCTGCTGTGGTACAGGAAGAATCGCTTGAAGAAGAAAAAACAAAGGTCAGGTCAGCCATTACGACCGATTTTATACTCTCCGTAGAAATAGTGATTATTGCCCTGAGCACCGTTCGGGATAAGGATCTCACTACACAGATCATAACGGTTTCTATCGTAGCCATATTGGCCACAATAGGTGTTTACGGGATAGTGGCGCTTATTGTACGTATGGACGATGCAGGGTATAACCTGATGAGGCGAAGCAATAATAAGGGGTTCATATCTAAAGTCGGGCAGCTGTTGGTTTACCTGCTGCCCCTTGTAATAAAGTTTTTGGCTGTTGTAGGTACAATTGCCTTACTATTGGTATCGGGAGGGATATTTGTACACAATATCGATTACTTCCATCACCTCTTGCCTGAGCTGCCCGATATGCTAAAAGAATTTACCATAGGCCTTGTTGCGGGTATAGCTGCTGTTATTGTAATTACGGGGGTGAAGAAAGTTGTGGGGGTATTCAGGAAATAG
- a CDS encoding heavy metal translocating P-type ATPase, whose protein sequence is MDTEEHNHGNVPGKEHGAHDHDHDHSVLDTAGHTENESWVSHWPLFTAFVILFVMLTLEYGFDYKPPFPFDLAIFSVAFLLAGYNVLFMAWKKARRFDFFNEFFLMSTATIGAFSIGSYSEGVAVMVFYSIGEWFQDAAVDRAKRSIKALLDIRPDKVTVIRDGQDIITDPKEINIDEVIRVKAGEKVALDGVLVSDAGTFNTAALTGESVPDTKRKGEAVFAGMINLDKVSEIQVTSLFRDSKLSRILEMVQDATARKSQTQLFISRFARIYTPIVFALALLVCFVPYFFSDSYDFHQWFYRALVFLVISCPCALVVSIPLGYFGGIGLASRNGILFKGSNFLDVMTDVTVVVMDKTGTLTKGVFKVQDVIAAEGTDKAELVKHAAALEMNSTHPIAKAVVSYAGASASKAESVEEISGHGMTGKVEGKNIHAGNSKLLKKYNIPYPEEVDSLVETIVVVAIDGKYAGYITIADEIKEDAADAIGQMHSLGIKTVMLSGDKQAVVDKVAKKLGIDTAYGNLLPEGKVDKVQALKDAGNHIAFVGDGVNDAPVVALADAGIAMGGLGSDATIETADIVIQNDQPSTIIAAIKVGRITKRVVWQNITIAMVVKVIVLALGAGGVANLWEAVVADVGVALLAILNAVRIQKMKLK, encoded by the coding sequence ATGGATACAGAAGAACACAACCACGGAAACGTTCCGGGTAAAGAGCACGGAGCTCATGACCACGATCACGATCACAGCGTTTTGGATACCGCCGGGCACACGGAAAATGAAAGCTGGGTAAGCCACTGGCCGCTGTTTACTGCTTTTGTCATACTTTTTGTGATGCTTACCCTGGAATACGGATTTGATTATAAGCCGCCATTCCCGTTTGATCTTGCTATTTTCTCCGTAGCGTTCTTACTTGCCGGGTATAATGTTTTGTTTATGGCATGGAAAAAAGCAAGGCGTTTTGATTTCTTCAACGAATTTTTCCTGATGAGCACAGCAACAATAGGCGCCTTCAGCATCGGTTCTTATAGCGAAGGCGTAGCAGTGATGGTTTTTTATTCGATAGGCGAGTGGTTCCAGGATGCTGCGGTGGACAGGGCTAAAAGAAGCATTAAGGCCTTACTGGATATCAGGCCCGATAAGGTTACCGTCATAAGGGACGGGCAGGATATCATTACCGATCCTAAGGAAATAAATATCGATGAGGTTATACGGGTTAAGGCAGGTGAAAAAGTAGCGCTGGATGGAGTGCTCGTCTCTGATGCCGGGACTTTTAATACTGCAGCGCTTACCGGCGAGAGTGTGCCCGATACGAAGCGAAAAGGCGAGGCGGTTTTTGCAGGCATGATCAATCTGGATAAGGTTTCCGAAATACAGGTAACATCACTCTTCAGGGACAGTAAGCTCAGCAGGATATTGGAGATGGTGCAGGACGCTACTGCGCGAAAGTCGCAAACGCAGCTTTTCATAAGCCGTTTTGCCAGGATCTACACACCCATAGTATTTGCCCTGGCCTTGCTGGTTTGTTTCGTCCCGTATTTTTTCAGTGATTCCTATGATTTTCATCAATGGTTCTACCGGGCGTTGGTATTCCTGGTCATAAGCTGCCCATGTGCACTGGTAGTCTCTATTCCGTTGGGCTATTTTGGCGGCATTGGCCTTGCTTCAAGGAACGGTATCCTTTTTAAAGGTTCTAATTTTTTAGATGTAATGACCGATGTTACGGTAGTTGTTATGGACAAAACCGGAACACTTACCAAAGGTGTCTTTAAGGTGCAGGACGTTATAGCCGCTGAAGGAACAGATAAAGCGGAACTCGTTAAGCATGCCGCTGCTCTCGAAATGAATTCGACGCATCCTATTGCAAAAGCTGTGGTAAGCTATGCAGGTGCATCGGCATCGAAAGCGGAGAGCGTTGAAGAAATTTCCGGGCACGGCATGACAGGTAAAGTAGAAGGTAAAAATATCCATGCCGGAAATTCAAAGCTTCTGAAAAAATACAATATTCCTTATCCTGAGGAAGTAGACAGCCTTGTTGAAACTATAGTTGTGGTAGCTATTGACGGAAAATATGCAGGTTACATAACGATTGCAGATGAAATAAAAGAAGATGCGGCGGATGCTATCGGGCAAATGCACAGCCTTGGCATAAAAACCGTAATGTTATCCGGAGATAAGCAGGCCGTAGTAGATAAGGTTGCTAAAAAACTGGGTATCGATACCGCTTACGGCAACCTGCTACCGGAAGGAAAAGTGGACAAGGTACAGGCGCTTAAAGATGCAGGCAACCATATTGCTTTTGTGGGCGATGGTGTAAATGATGCGCCCGTGGTGGCATTAGCAGATGCCGGTATAGCAATGGGAGGCCTGGGAAGCGATGCAACCATTGAGACAGCTGATATCGTAATTCAAAACGACCAACCTTCCACGATCATAGCTGCGATCAAAGTAGGCAGGATCACAAAACGCGTGGTATGGCAAAATATAACCATAGCTATGGTGGTAAAGGTAATCGTGTTAGCGCTTGGTGCAGGCGGTGTTGCCAATCTTTGGGAGGCTGTTGTTGCTGACGTGGGAGTAGCGCTCCTGGCCATACTGAATGCGGTGAGGATACAGAAAATGAAATTAAAATAA